In Manis pentadactyla isolate mManPen7 chromosome 11, mManPen7.hap1, whole genome shotgun sequence, one DNA window encodes the following:
- the ITPKA gene encoding inositol-trisphosphate 3-kinase A isoform X2 produces the protein MTLPGGPASMARPRGVGPCSPGLERAPRRSVGELRLLFEARCAAVAAAAAAGEPRARGAKRRGGQVPNGLPRAPPAPVIPQLTVTAEEPDVPPASPRPPESEGGWLPTVGSSHLQQPRRLSTSSLSSTGSSSLPEDSEDDLLSDSESRSRGNVQLEASEDSGQKSHWQKIRTMVNLPVMSPFKKRYAWVQLAGHTGSFKAAGTSGLILKRSSEPERYCLARLMADALRDCVPAFHGVVERDGESYLQLQDLLDGFDGPCVLDCKMGVRTYLEEELTKARERPKLRKDMYKKMLAVDPGAPTEEEHAQRAVTKPRYMQWREGISSSTTLGFRIEGIKKADGSCSTDFKTTRSREQVIRVFEEFVQGDAEVLRRYLNRLQQIRDTLEVSEFFRRHEVIGSSLLFVHDHCHRAGVWLIDFGKTTPLLDGQTLDHRRPWEEGNREDGYLLGLDNLIGILASLAER, from the exons ATGACCCTGCCCGGGGGCCCAGCGAGCATGGCGCGGCCGAGAGGCGTGGGGCCCTGCAGCCCGGGGCTCGAGAGGGCTCCGCGCCGGAGTGTCGGGGAGCTGCGTCTGCTCTTCGAGGCGCGCTGCGCCGCGgtcgctgccgccgccgctgcaggGGAGCCCCGGGCCCGGGGGGCCAAGCGGCGTGGGGGACAGGTTCCTAACGGGCTTCCGCGAGCTCCTCCTGCCCCGGTGATCCCGCAGCTGACTGTGACGGCCGAGGAGCCGGACGTACCCCCGGCCAGCCCCAGGCCGCCCGAATCAGAGGGTGGCTGGCTCCCGACCGTGGGCTCGTCCCACCTGCAGCAGCCGCGCCGCCTCTCCACCTCATCGCTCTCCTCTACGGGCTCCTCGTCGCTGCCCGAGGACTCGGAGGACGACCTACTGAGTGACAGCGAGAGCCGGAGCCGCGGCAACGTGCAGCTGGAAGCCAGCGAGGACTCGGGTCAG AAAAGCCACTGGCAGAAGATCCGGACCATGGTGAATTTGCCCGTCATGAGCCCTTTCAAGAAGCGCTATGCTTGGGTGCAGCTGGCTGGGCACACGG GGAGCTTCAAGGCAGCGGGCACCAGCGGGCTGATCCTGAAGCGCAGCTCAGAGCCGGAGCGCTACTGCCTGGCGCGGCTCATGGCGGACGCGCTGCGCGACTGCGTGCCGGCCTTCCACGGCGTGGTGGAGCGCGACGGCGAGAGCTACCTGCAGTTGCAGGACCTGCTCGACGGCTTCGATGGGCCTTGCGTACTTGACTGCAAGATGGGAGTCAG GACTTACCTGGAAGAGGAGCTGACCAAAGCTCGCGAGCGGCCCAAGCTGCGGAAGGACATGTACAAGAAAATGCTGGCGGTAGACCCCGGGGCGCCCACTGAGGAAGAGCACGCGCAGCGCGCAGTCACCAAGCCGCGCTATATGCAGTGGCGGGAAGGCATCAGCTCCAGCACCACGCTCGGCTTCCGCATCGAGGGCATCAAG AAAGCCGACGGCTCCTGCAGCACCGACTTCAAGACCACGCGAAGCCGGGAGCAGGTGATTCGCGTCTTCGAAGAGTTTGTGCAAGGCGATGCCGAAGTGCTG CGGAGGTATCTGAACCGCCTGCAGCAGATCCGGGACACCCTGGAGGTATCTGAGTTCTTTAGGAGGCACGAG GTGATTGGCAGCTCACTCCTCTTCGTGCACGATCACTGCCATCGCGCCGGTGTGTGGCTCATTGACTTCGGCAAGACCACGCCCCTTCTGGACGGCCAGACCCTGGACCACAGGCGGCCCTGGGAGGAGGGCAATCGTGAGGACGGCTATTTGCTGGGGCTGGACAATCTCATTGGCATCCTGGCCAGCCTGGCTGAGAGATGA
- the ITPKA gene encoding inositol-trisphosphate 3-kinase A isoform X1, which produces MTLPGGPASMARPRGVGPCSPGLERAPRRSVGELRLLFEARCAAVAAAAAAGEPRARGAKRRGGQVPNGLPRAPPAPVIPQLTVTAEEPDVPPASPRPPESEGGWLPTVGSSHLQQPRRLSTSSLSSTGSSSLPEDSEDDLLSDSESRSRGNVQLEASEDSGQAKHFNYPRSTQRSCSRSTLCKCPWSGGSGEGRPAGSGGSRTAPKKSHWQKIRTMVNLPVMSPFKKRYAWVQLAGHTGSFKAAGTSGLILKRSSEPERYCLARLMADALRDCVPAFHGVVERDGESYLQLQDLLDGFDGPCVLDCKMGVRTYLEEELTKARERPKLRKDMYKKMLAVDPGAPTEEEHAQRAVTKPRYMQWREGISSSTTLGFRIEGIKKADGSCSTDFKTTRSREQVIRVFEEFVQGDAEVLRRYLNRLQQIRDTLEVSEFFRRHEVIGSSLLFVHDHCHRAGVWLIDFGKTTPLLDGQTLDHRRPWEEGNREDGYLLGLDNLIGILASLAER; this is translated from the exons ATGACCCTGCCCGGGGGCCCAGCGAGCATGGCGCGGCCGAGAGGCGTGGGGCCCTGCAGCCCGGGGCTCGAGAGGGCTCCGCGCCGGAGTGTCGGGGAGCTGCGTCTGCTCTTCGAGGCGCGCTGCGCCGCGgtcgctgccgccgccgctgcaggGGAGCCCCGGGCCCGGGGGGCCAAGCGGCGTGGGGGACAGGTTCCTAACGGGCTTCCGCGAGCTCCTCCTGCCCCGGTGATCCCGCAGCTGACTGTGACGGCCGAGGAGCCGGACGTACCCCCGGCCAGCCCCAGGCCGCCCGAATCAGAGGGTGGCTGGCTCCCGACCGTGGGCTCGTCCCACCTGCAGCAGCCGCGCCGCCTCTCCACCTCATCGCTCTCCTCTACGGGCTCCTCGTCGCTGCCCGAGGACTCGGAGGACGACCTACTGAGTGACAGCGAGAGCCGGAGCCGCGGCAACGTGCAGCTGGAAGCCAGCGAGGACTCGGGTCAG GCCAAACACTTTAACTACCCGCGGTCTACACAAAGGAGTTGCTCTAGATCCACGTTATGCAAGTGTCCCTGGAGCGGAGGGAGCGGCGAAGGGCGCCCCGCAGGCTCTGGTGGCTCTCGGACTGCCCCGAAG AAAAGCCACTGGCAGAAGATCCGGACCATGGTGAATTTGCCCGTCATGAGCCCTTTCAAGAAGCGCTATGCTTGGGTGCAGCTGGCTGGGCACACGG GGAGCTTCAAGGCAGCGGGCACCAGCGGGCTGATCCTGAAGCGCAGCTCAGAGCCGGAGCGCTACTGCCTGGCGCGGCTCATGGCGGACGCGCTGCGCGACTGCGTGCCGGCCTTCCACGGCGTGGTGGAGCGCGACGGCGAGAGCTACCTGCAGTTGCAGGACCTGCTCGACGGCTTCGATGGGCCTTGCGTACTTGACTGCAAGATGGGAGTCAG GACTTACCTGGAAGAGGAGCTGACCAAAGCTCGCGAGCGGCCCAAGCTGCGGAAGGACATGTACAAGAAAATGCTGGCGGTAGACCCCGGGGCGCCCACTGAGGAAGAGCACGCGCAGCGCGCAGTCACCAAGCCGCGCTATATGCAGTGGCGGGAAGGCATCAGCTCCAGCACCACGCTCGGCTTCCGCATCGAGGGCATCAAG AAAGCCGACGGCTCCTGCAGCACCGACTTCAAGACCACGCGAAGCCGGGAGCAGGTGATTCGCGTCTTCGAAGAGTTTGTGCAAGGCGATGCCGAAGTGCTG CGGAGGTATCTGAACCGCCTGCAGCAGATCCGGGACACCCTGGAGGTATCTGAGTTCTTTAGGAGGCACGAG GTGATTGGCAGCTCACTCCTCTTCGTGCACGATCACTGCCATCGCGCCGGTGTGTGGCTCATTGACTTCGGCAAGACCACGCCCCTTCTGGACGGCCAGACCCTGGACCACAGGCGGCCCTGGGAGGAGGGCAATCGTGAGGACGGCTATTTGCTGGGGCTGGACAATCTCATTGGCATCCTGGCCAGCCTGGCTGAGAGATGA